A stretch of Corallococcus macrosporus DNA encodes these proteins:
- a CDS encoding putative quinol monooxygenase encodes MVVEYIRYDVPAERTAAFLEAYQRAGEHLRASPHCLRYEVSQGVEEPHHFVVRIEWDSEEGHLQGFRRGPEFRKFFELIKPFVADIQEMKHYRVESAWVRA; translated from the coding sequence ATGGTCGTGGAGTACATCCGTTATGACGTTCCCGCCGAGCGGACGGCGGCGTTTCTCGAGGCCTATCAGCGCGCGGGTGAGCACCTGCGCGCCTCGCCCCATTGCCTGCGCTACGAAGTGAGCCAGGGCGTGGAGGAGCCGCACCACTTCGTGGTCCGCATCGAGTGGGACTCCGAGGAGGGCCACCTCCAGGGGTTCCGCCGCGGCCCCGAGTTCCGGAAGTTCTTCGAGCTCATCAAGCCCTTCGTCGCCGACATCCAGGAGATGAAGCACTACCGCGTCGAGAGTGCCTGGGTCCGTGCGTGA